A genomic stretch from Thermomicrobiales bacterium includes:
- the thiS gene encoding sulfur carrier protein ThiS, whose protein sequence is MQRVESPILMWVTDSSRSDAELSDLARSAVAGGVDVIQVREKGLDWSSLAATVQAVRAASGTSIDLVVNTDIELAQALGVGVHLPEIGPTIAEARAVLGHDALVGRSVHSPDAATASEGASYLVAGHVYETASKPGRSPLGLDRFAEIVAVAPAPVIAIGGITPERVRAVMEAGAVGVAVLGPLTRLATIGSEAAAYRSALEACMSRTENGSISATINGKEVTLPAGTTVADFLAGRDLHERLVVVERNGEIIKRSTFPEVVIEEGDLLEVVHFVGGG, encoded by the coding sequence CAGCAGTCGTTCCGATGCCGAGCTCTCGGACCTGGCAAGGTCCGCCGTGGCCGGAGGCGTCGACGTCATTCAGGTCAGAGAGAAGGGGCTCGATTGGTCCTCGCTCGCGGCGACCGTGCAGGCGGTTCGCGCTGCTTCCGGGACGTCGATCGACCTGGTCGTGAATACAGACATCGAGCTCGCGCAGGCACTCGGTGTCGGCGTGCATCTTCCGGAGATCGGCCCGACCATCGCCGAGGCGCGTGCAGTTCTTGGACATGACGCGCTCGTGGGCCGGTCAGTCCATTCACCGGATGCGGCGACGGCATCAGAGGGAGCCAGCTATCTCGTTGCAGGTCACGTCTATGAGACAGCGTCGAAACCAGGGCGAAGCCCGCTGGGCCTCGATCGGTTCGCTGAAATCGTTGCCGTTGCGCCGGCTCCGGTCATCGCAATCGGTGGAATCACACCGGAACGTGTGCGGGCTGTCATGGAAGCAGGCGCTGTCGGAGTTGCGGTTCTCGGACCGCTGACCAGGCTTGCTACCATCGGATCCGAGGCCGCCGCATATCGCTCAGCTCTGGAGGCATGCATGTCACGTACAGAAAACGGGTCGATTTCAGCGACCATCAACGGCAAGGAGGTCACGCTACCCGCGGGAACGACGGTTGCGGACTTTCTTGCTGGGCGCGATTTGCATGAACGCCTCGTCGTCGTCGAACGGAACGGTGAGATCATCAAGCGTTCGACCTTCCCTGAGGTCGTCATCGAAGAGGGCGACCTGCTCGAAGTCGTGCACTTCGTCGGCGGGGGTTGA
- the secA gene encoding preprotein translocase subunit SecA: MKKVFGSSPDTNVNKLRPLIDEINALEPQLLEASDDELHQFRLVYTSRYKAGESLDDLLPEVFAHVREAARRGLGQRHFDVQLMGGIVLHQGKIAEMRTGEGKTLTATSAVALNAITEDGVHVITVNDYLARRDTQWMGRVYDRLGLSVACIQHDQAFIFDANWDSPDDRLEFLRPVERREAYAADITYGTNNEFGFDYLRDNMVVSAQQQVQRGLNFAIVDEVDNILIDEARTPLIISGQAERATDKYYQFAQIVRQLRADRHYELDLKHKTVSLTEDGVDRVEDLAGIPDGESIYDDRYIDLTHYLEQALKAEVVFHRDKDYIVRDGEVIIVDEFTGRMMIGRRYSEGLHQAIEAKEGVRVQRQNVTMATITFQNYFRMYEKLAGMTGTAETEEEEFLRIYNLPVVVIPTNRPMIRDDFADLVYNTETAKFNAVIDEIEEMRAEGRPVLVGTVSIEASERLSFMLTQRGIPHDVLNAKQHEREAAIVSGAGEPGMVTIATNMAGRGTDIKLGEGVAEAGGLHIIGTERHEARRIDNQLRGRAGRQGDPGSTRFYLSLDDELMRRFGTDRIRGLMGKLGMDDETPIEHGIISKSIESAQTKVEGHNSDIRRHVVQYDDVMNRHREVIYADRGRIVAGDDMSDKMDELVTDELEAIVDRHVAERGGEIDYDAIAQEYNALFPLEPGAERVGVEEIEGLSRDDLLDLLQDDADEAYQEVEDRFGPEAMRQVERHVLLSVIDRLWVEHLTAMDELREGVGLQAYGQKDPLVVYKTEGYRMFGTLTDHIRHDTVHTIFRVKPAIVEQPVQTRITEEATTTNRSDESAKPQATSKKVGANAPCPCGSGKKYKHCHGRVRSRAA, from the coding sequence TTGAAGAAAGTATTCGGTTCGTCTCCCGACACCAATGTCAACAAGCTCAGACCCCTAATCGACGAAATCAACGCGCTCGAGCCGCAACTGCTCGAAGCGTCGGACGACGAACTGCATCAGTTCCGGCTCGTCTACACCTCACGGTACAAGGCGGGTGAGAGCCTCGACGACCTGCTTCCCGAGGTCTTCGCTCACGTGCGTGAAGCAGCGCGGCGCGGACTCGGTCAGCGGCACTTCGACGTTCAGCTCATGGGCGGCATCGTGCTGCACCAGGGCAAGATCGCCGAAATGCGCACCGGTGAAGGCAAGACGTTGACTGCAACCTCGGCGGTTGCACTCAATGCCATCACCGAAGATGGAGTCCACGTTATCACGGTCAACGACTACCTCGCACGCCGCGACACACAATGGATGGGCCGCGTCTACGACAGACTCGGCCTGAGCGTCGCATGTATCCAGCACGACCAGGCGTTCATCTTCGATGCCAACTGGGACTCGCCCGATGACCGGCTCGAGTTCCTGAGACCCGTCGAACGTCGAGAGGCATATGCCGCCGACATCACCTACGGAACCAACAACGAATTCGGGTTCGACTATCTGCGCGACAACATGGTCGTGTCTGCCCAGCAGCAGGTCCAGCGTGGCCTGAATTTCGCGATCGTGGACGAGGTCGACAACATCCTCATCGACGAGGCGCGCACGCCACTCATCATTTCGGGGCAGGCCGAACGCGCAACCGACAAGTACTACCAATTCGCTCAGATCGTGCGTCAACTGCGCGCCGATCGGCACTACGAGCTCGATCTCAAACACAAGACCGTTTCGCTCACCGAAGACGGTGTCGACCGGGTCGAAGATCTGGCTGGCATTCCTGACGGCGAGAGCATTTACGACGACCGCTACATCGACCTCACCCACTATCTCGAGCAGGCGCTCAAGGCGGAAGTGGTCTTCCATCGGGACAAGGATTACATCGTTCGTGACGGTGAGGTCATCATCGTGGACGAGTTCACCGGTCGCATGATGATCGGGCGCCGATATAGCGAAGGGTTGCACCAGGCGATCGAAGCCAAGGAGGGCGTGCGCGTTCAACGCCAGAACGTCACCATGGCCACGATTACGTTCCAAAACTACTTCCGCATGTATGAGAAGTTGGCCGGCATGACCGGTACCGCGGAAACCGAAGAGGAGGAGTTCCTCCGGATCTACAACCTGCCAGTGGTGGTGATTCCGACCAACCGCCCGATGATCCGCGATGACTTCGCCGATCTTGTCTACAACACAGAGACTGCCAAGTTCAACGCTGTCATCGATGAGATCGAGGAGATGCGGGCAGAGGGCCGGCCAGTCCTGGTGGGCACCGTGTCCATCGAGGCATCCGAGCGGTTGAGCTTCATGTTGACGCAGCGCGGCATCCCGCACGATGTCCTGAACGCCAAGCAGCATGAGCGCGAAGCGGCGATCGTCAGCGGCGCTGGCGAACCCGGCATGGTCACGATCGCCACCAATATGGCCGGTCGCGGTACCGACATCAAGCTTGGAGAAGGCGTGGCCGAGGCCGGTGGCTTGCACATCATCGGCACCGAGCGACACGAGGCGCGCCGTATCGACAATCAGTTGCGTGGCCGCGCTGGCCGCCAGGGCGACCCGGGATCGACCCGCTTCTATCTATCGCTCGATGACGAACTCATGCGGCGTTTCGGCACCGATCGTATTCGCGGACTCATGGGCAAGCTCGGGATGGATGACGAGACTCCCATCGAGCACGGCATTATCTCGAAATCGATCGAGAGCGCTCAAACAAAGGTCGAAGGTCACAACTCCGATATTCGCCGACATGTCGTGCAATACGACGACGTCATGAACCGCCATCGTGAGGTGATCTACGCCGACCGAGGACGGATCGTGGCCGGAGACGATATGTCCGACAAGATGGACGAGCTCGTGACAGACGAACTCGAGGCCATCGTCGATCGGCACGTGGCAGAGCGCGGCGGCGAGATCGATTACGACGCGATTGCCCAGGAGTACAATGCGCTCTTCCCCCTCGAACCCGGAGCCGAACGCGTCGGCGTCGAGGAGATCGAAGGGCTTTCTCGAGACGATCTGCTCGATCTCTTGCAGGACGATGCGGACGAGGCGTATCAGGAAGTCGAAGACCGGTTCGGTCCAGAAGCCATGCGTCAGGTCGAGCGTCACGTGCTGTTGAGTGTTATCGACCGGCTTTGGGTCGAACACCTGACCGCCATGGACGAACTGCGGGAAGGCGTCGGCCTGCAGGCATACGGCCAGAAGGATCCGTTGGTCGTCTACAAGACCGAGGGGTACCGGATGTTCGGCACGCTCACCGACCACATCCGGCACGACACCGTGCACACGATTTTCCGCGTGAAACCTGCCATTGTTGAACAGCCTGTCCAGACGCGCATCACGGAAGAGGCTACGACGACCAATCGGAGCGACGAATCCGCGAAGCCTCAGGCGACCAGCAAGAAGGTTGGCGCCAACGCTCCGTGCCCATGTGGCAGCGGCAAGAAGTACAAGCACTGCCACGGGCGCGTGAGATCCCGGGCGGCGTAA
- the mnmG gene encoding tRNA uridine-5-carboxymethylaminomethyl(34) synthesis enzyme MnmG produces MQTVSLNLPIHFDVVIVGSGHAGCEAGLAAARAGCLTLVITPNLDRVGYMPCNPSIGGPGKSHIVAEVDAMGGAMAKVADKTSLHVRMLNTSKGPAVQAKRSQQDKGLYALAMKETLELQPNLELLQDEAIGLEVGSNGEVTGVVCRSAGRIHASAVVITAGTFLRGALISGESRTAGARAGDRADAGLGERLFDLGFQLRRLKTGTPPRVDGRTLSMSECERQDGDESPIWLSHDGELGRIEPLRLPALSLHVRSDTSWRPQLACLKTATQPATHDLIRANLHRAPMFNGSIEGVGPRYCPSIEDKVARFADKTSHPIFLEPEGWRTTEYYVQGMSTSLPPEVQELAVRTIPGMERARLTRFGYAVEYDAVDPIELSTTLESRRIGGLFLAGQINGTSGYEEAAGQGILAGMNAAAVAQSRPQTSLARSQAYIGVMVDDLANRPFDEPYRMLTSRCEYRLLLRPDTARERLGHIAYQNGLIGEENWKSIEQERDGLQDMLQALESISILPRADHLSVLNEYGVAPVSKPTTAAELLRRPESTLGQIVSISHRLGFETPTSGGLTHCRVENEVRYGAFLARETKEVARQSALRDRSLPEQVDYRTIPGLRIEAANKLALHRPRTIGEAGRLAGVTPSDIGALLIYLRRTEQEPALV; encoded by the coding sequence ATGCAGACAGTCTCCCTAAACCTACCAATACATTTCGACGTTGTTATTGTCGGCTCTGGACATGCCGGTTGTGAAGCTGGACTGGCAGCGGCGCGAGCCGGTTGTCTCACGCTCGTCATCACGCCGAACCTCGATCGTGTCGGATATATGCCATGCAACCCGTCGATCGGTGGCCCCGGCAAGTCGCACATCGTGGCCGAAGTGGACGCGATGGGGGGAGCGATGGCAAAGGTCGCCGACAAGACCTCGCTGCATGTCCGCATGCTGAACACCAGCAAGGGCCCCGCAGTCCAGGCCAAGCGCTCCCAGCAGGACAAGGGTCTGTACGCCCTGGCGATGAAAGAAACGCTGGAACTGCAGCCAAATCTGGAACTTTTGCAAGACGAAGCCATCGGCCTGGAGGTTGGATCGAACGGCGAGGTCACCGGTGTCGTCTGTCGATCCGCAGGGCGGATTCATGCGTCGGCGGTGGTCATCACCGCGGGGACTTTCCTGCGTGGGGCGTTGATCTCTGGCGAATCTCGAACCGCGGGAGCGCGAGCAGGAGACCGGGCGGACGCTGGTCTTGGTGAACGGCTGTTCGATCTTGGGTTTCAGCTTCGACGGTTGAAGACCGGCACCCCTCCCCGCGTTGATGGCCGCACCCTCTCGATGAGCGAATGCGAACGCCAAGACGGGGACGAGTCGCCAATCTGGCTGAGTCATGACGGCGAGCTCGGCCGGATCGAGCCGCTGCGACTGCCTGCGCTGTCGTTGCATGTCCGATCCGACACGAGTTGGCGCCCGCAACTCGCCTGCCTCAAGACGGCAACCCAGCCCGCAACGCATGATCTCATCCGCGCAAATCTGCATCGCGCGCCGATGTTCAACGGCTCCATCGAGGGAGTCGGTCCGCGCTACTGTCCGTCGATCGAAGACAAGGTGGCCCGCTTCGCCGACAAGACCAGTCATCCCATCTTTCTCGAACCCGAGGGGTGGCGCACAACGGAATACTACGTCCAGGGAATGAGCACGAGCCTGCCGCCGGAAGTGCAAGAGTTGGCTGTGCGCACGATTCCGGGCATGGAGCGGGCACGCCTGACCCGGTTTGGCTACGCCGTCGAGTATGACGCGGTCGACCCGATCGAGCTGTCGACGACGCTCGAGTCGCGGCGTATTGGCGGTCTCTTCCTGGCGGGTCAAATCAACGGCACCTCGGGGTATGAAGAAGCCGCCGGGCAGGGAATCCTGGCGGGCATGAATGCCGCCGCGGTGGCGCAATCGCGCCCGCAGACGTCGCTCGCTCGCAGCCAGGCGTATATCGGAGTCATGGTGGACGACCTGGCCAACCGCCCCTTCGACGAGCCATACCGGATGCTGACGTCACGCTGCGAGTACCGCCTGTTGTTGCGGCCCGACACGGCTCGCGAGCGATTGGGACACATTGCCTACCAGAATGGTCTGATCGGTGAGGAGAACTGGAAGTCGATCGAGCAAGAGCGCGATGGACTACAGGACATGTTGCAGGCGCTCGAGTCGATCTCGATCCTCCCACGAGCGGATCACTTGTCCGTGTTGAACGAATATGGGGTAGCGCCGGTCAGCAAACCGACGACGGCCGCCGAGTTACTGCGGCGACCGGAATCGACACTTGGGCAGATCGTATCGATCAGTCATCGCCTTGGGTTCGAAACTCCGACATCGGGCGGCCTCACCCATTGCCGGGTGGAGAATGAGGTGCGCTATGGAGCCTTCCTCGCTCGAGAGACGAAGGAAGTCGCTCGTCAGTCTGCCCTCCGAGACCGTTCGTTGCCGGAACAGGTCGACTATCGGACGATTCCGGGACTTCGTATCGAGGCGGCCAACAAGCTCGCTCTTCATCGGCCACGGACTATCGGGGAAGCCGGGCGGTTGGCAGGGGTAACGCCGTCCGACATCGGAGCGCTCCTGATCTACTTGCGCCGAACCGAACAGGAACCCGCGCTCGTATGA
- a CDS encoding metallophosphoesterase family protein — protein sequence MRILVLSDIHANLPAFEAVLDSAPDHDAIWSLGDTVGYGASPNECLDLLVEVGAQPALVGNHDLAAVGLLPIRWFNAFAATAAGWTMSRLTPENQFRIRSGFTSETTGQFYLVHGSPRDPARDYVQSFDEAVESLAAVPAQFVLCGHTHVPMFAVGGPESARGLQRIEPGVPYALSGKRALLNPGSIGQPRDGDPRAASMLIDTESWTATWLRTPYDIERAQLAITGAGLPRELAARLSRGR from the coding sequence ATGAGAATCCTCGTTCTTTCCGACATTCACGCGAATCTTCCCGCCTTCGAGGCGGTGCTCGATTCCGCCCCGGATCACGATGCAATCTGGAGTCTGGGCGACACCGTGGGCTATGGAGCCTCACCAAATGAGTGTCTCGATCTGCTGGTCGAGGTCGGGGCGCAACCGGCGCTCGTCGGCAACCACGATCTGGCTGCCGTCGGTTTGCTGCCGATCAGGTGGTTCAACGCCTTTGCGGCGACCGCCGCCGGGTGGACGATGTCCCGCTTGACACCAGAAAACCAATTCAGAATCCGGTCCGGCTTCACATCCGAGACGACCGGACAGTTCTATCTCGTTCACGGTAGTCCGCGAGATCCAGCCAGGGATTACGTGCAGTCGTTCGATGAAGCAGTCGAGAGCCTCGCCGCGGTACCAGCGCAATTCGTCCTTTGTGGGCACACCCACGTGCCTATGTTCGCAGTTGGCGGCCCAGAATCCGCCCGTGGCCTGCAACGCATCGAACCAGGAGTCCCGTATGCGCTCTCAGGTAAGCGGGCATTGCTGAATCCCGGCAGCATCGGGCAGCCGCGGGATGGCGATCCACGCGCTGCGTCGATGTTGATCGATACCGAATCGTGGACGGCAACGTGGCTGCGAACTCCGTATGACATCGAACGGGCTCAACTGGCCATCACCGGCGCCGGACTTCCGCGAGAGCTCGCGGCGCGCTTGAGCCGAGGACGCTAA
- a CDS encoding universal stress protein, with translation MPLHYHRIIIPVSGGPEDDRAIELVGELAQRHPTSITLVYVVEVLQAMPLDAELPEAVARGEAVLARAEQLTRQRLPTSVDLISTDLLQARSSGAAVVDEAIEQNADLILMATAISIKYGKQVTGEAASYVIKNAPCDVILIRSASDLPLQEALEG, from the coding sequence ATGCCATTGCACTATCACCGGATAATCATTCCGGTCTCAGGCGGACCAGAAGATGACCGGGCGATCGAGCTGGTTGGCGAATTGGCGCAGCGCCACCCCACCAGCATTACGCTTGTGTACGTCGTCGAAGTGCTTCAGGCCATGCCGCTGGATGCCGAGCTCCCGGAGGCGGTCGCTCGCGGTGAAGCGGTCCTGGCACGCGCGGAGCAGTTGACCCGGCAACGCTTGCCAACGTCGGTCGATCTCATTTCCACGGATCTGCTGCAGGCGCGCTCGTCTGGCGCCGCGGTAGTCGATGAAGCCATCGAACAGAACGCCGACCTTATCCTTATGGCAACCGCGATCTCGATCAAGTACGGTAAGCAGGTCACCGGCGAGGCTGCTTCGTACGTCATCAAGAACGCGCCGTGCGATGTGATCCTCATTCGTTCCGCGAGCGATCTGCCGCTACAGGAGGCCCTCGAAGGGTGA
- a CDS encoding TrkA family potassium uptake protein yields the protein MKVVIMGCGRVGARVASVLDHNGHKVTVIDVNSRAFRRLPDEFNGRTLIGTGIDEDVLKRAGISEATAFIAVTNGDNRNIMAAQVAKNIFSVPEVICRIYDPVREDTYRRLGLTTVCPTTVISAQILDAVMTASSLGVRPQEA from the coding sequence GTGAAAGTCGTGATCATGGGCTGTGGCCGGGTTGGTGCGCGGGTCGCATCCGTTCTCGACCACAACGGCCACAAGGTGACGGTGATCGACGTCAATTCCCGCGCGTTTCGGCGACTGCCGGACGAGTTCAATGGGCGCACGCTCATTGGCACAGGAATCGATGAAGATGTGCTGAAACGCGCGGGGATTTCCGAAGCGACCGCATTCATTGCGGTCACCAACGGCGACAATCGGAACATCATGGCGGCACAGGTGGCGAAGAACATCTTCTCTGTGCCCGAGGTGATTTGCCGAATCTACGATCCCGTGCGCGAGGACACCTATCGGCGATTGGGCTTGACCACAGTCTGTCCCACGACGGTCATTTCCGCTCAAATCCTCGACGCGGTCATGACCGCGTCGTCGCTCGGCGTACGCCCGCAGGAGGCTTGA
- a CDS encoding TrkA family potassium uptake protein — MYIIIVGGGKVGYYLTKTLLSEGHEVLLIERDPDKTEQFVEQFGAVVVAGDGAEAAVMAAAGAARADVVIAVTGEDEDNLVICQVAKSKFHVDRTIARVNNPKNEHLFRMLGVDITVSQTDYILNLIEQAIPDQPFVHLVNLIHEDMAIVDAKVVAQSPIAGRTIGEIPVPEGCIIAAIIRSGELIVPSASTAIQEGDDLIAVAHRSIEEDLRKLLIKHNL; from the coding sequence GTGTACATCATCATCGTTGGCGGCGGCAAGGTCGGCTATTACCTGACGAAAACGCTGCTCTCGGAGGGACACGAAGTTCTTCTGATCGAGCGAGATCCGGACAAGACCGAGCAGTTCGTCGAGCAGTTTGGCGCGGTCGTGGTCGCGGGAGATGGCGCCGAGGCGGCAGTCATGGCTGCGGCCGGAGCCGCCCGGGCCGATGTCGTCATCGCAGTCACGGGAGAAGATGAGGACAACCTGGTCATCTGCCAGGTCGCCAAGTCGAAATTCCATGTCGACCGCACGATTGCACGGGTCAACAACCCGAAGAACGAGCATCTCTTCCGCATGCTCGGCGTGGACATTACCGTCAGCCAGACGGACTACATCCTCAACCTGATCGAGCAGGCCATACCCGATCAACCATTCGTCCACCTGGTCAATCTCATCCACGAAGACATGGCGATCGTCGATGCCAAGGTTGTCGCGCAGTCGCCCATCGCGGGCCGCACGATTGGTGAGATTCCGGTTCCGGAAGGTTGCATCATCGCGGCGATCATTCGGTCCGGGGAGTTGATCGTCCCGTCTGCCTCGACGGCGATCCAGGAAGGCGATGACTTGATTGCGGTAGCGCATCGCTCGATCGAGGAAGATCTTCGCAAGCTCCTGATCAAGCACAATCTTTAG
- a CDS encoding Glu/Leu/Phe/Val dehydrogenase gives MPDEQNGLLVPAFDDEETGRHVSVIEAPVRPETPAEHEEPDLFATAVRQFDIAADILDLESGMRQILSHCQRELTVNFPVEMDDGSVQVFTGYRVQHNTGPGPSKGGIRYHQLVTLSEVKALAMWMTWKCAVVNLPFGGAKGGVCVNPKLLSQNELQNLTRRYTTEIQVMIGPNQDIPAPDVNTNPQVMAWIMDTYSMNVGYSVPSVVTGKPLGLGGSPGRSEATGRGCVYVAEEAAKAAGFSFDGSTLIVQGFGNVGSAAAAIGQEHGARVVGVSDVRGGIYNPNGLDIPALAAHAAATGSVVGFAGGDYITNEDLLELPCDILMPAALESQITRHNASEIRARMVVEAANGPTTPEADEILADRGIIVVPDILANAGGVTVSYFEWVQAMQWFPWTLDEVNARLRTIMQESFAKVHAQSQARRVDLRTGAICVAIDRVAEFTRLRGIYP, from the coding sequence GTGCCAGACGAGCAGAATGGACTGCTCGTCCCGGCATTCGACGACGAAGAAACGGGGAGACACGTGTCCGTAATCGAAGCACCCGTTCGGCCGGAGACTCCGGCCGAGCACGAAGAGCCTGACCTCTTTGCCACTGCCGTCCGGCAGTTCGATATCGCCGCCGACATTCTGGATCTCGAGAGTGGCATGCGGCAAATCCTCTCGCACTGCCAACGGGAACTGACGGTCAACTTTCCGGTCGAGATGGACGATGGCTCCGTCCAGGTATTCACCGGATACCGCGTCCAGCACAACACCGGTCCCGGTCCCAGCAAAGGTGGTATCCGCTATCACCAGCTCGTCACGCTGTCAGAAGTGAAAGCGCTGGCAATGTGGATGACCTGGAAGTGCGCGGTTGTCAATCTTCCCTTTGGTGGCGCAAAGGGAGGAGTCTGCGTCAATCCGAAGCTCCTCTCCCAGAACGAGCTCCAGAATCTGACTCGCCGGTACACCACGGAGATTCAGGTCATGATCGGGCCCAATCAGGACATTCCCGCGCCCGACGTGAACACCAACCCGCAGGTCATGGCCTGGATCATGGACACCTATTCCATGAACGTTGGCTATTCGGTACCGAGCGTGGTCACCGGCAAGCCGCTGGGCTTGGGTGGCTCGCCTGGGCGAAGTGAGGCCACCGGGCGCGGATGTGTCTATGTCGCCGAAGAAGCCGCCAAGGCCGCCGGTTTCTCGTTCGACGGGTCGACGTTGATCGTGCAAGGGTTTGGCAACGTCGGAAGCGCTGCCGCCGCGATTGGCCAGGAACACGGCGCCAGAGTGGTGGGCGTGAGTGACGTGCGGGGCGGAATCTACAACCCGAACGGACTCGATATCCCTGCGTTGGCGGCGCATGCGGCCGCAACCGGCAGTGTGGTTGGATTCGCAGGTGGCGACTACATCACCAACGAGGACCTGCTCGAGTTGCCGTGCGACATCCTGATGCCGGCCGCCCTGGAAAGCCAAATCACCAGGCACAACGCATCTGAAATCCGCGCGCGCATGGTGGTCGAAGCTGCCAACGGACCTACGACCCCTGAGGCGGATGAGATTCTCGCCGATCGCGGCATCATCGTGGTGCCGGACATTCTGGCGAACGCCGGCGGCGTCACCGTTTCCTATTTCGAGTGGGTCCAGGCGATGCAGTGGTTCCCCTGGACGCTCGACGAGGTCAACGCCCGCTTGCGCACGATCATGCAGGAGTCGTTCGCGAAGGTCCACGCGCAATCGCAAGCTCGCCGGGTGGACTTGCGCACCGGCGCCATCTGCGTCGCGATCGATCGGGTGGCGGAGTTCACGCGCCTGCGCGGCATCTATCCGTAG
- the gatB gene encoding Asp-tRNA(Asn)/Glu-tRNA(Gln) amidotransferase subunit GatB produces the protein MTATATELEFRTVIGLEVHAQVMTRSKMFCSCSADYANATPNTHVCQVCMGLPGALPVINKSAIESVIRTGLALNCTIPPFCKLDRKNYFYPDLPKGYQVSQYDLPLCVDGVLSFTSEGVERRAGITRVHIEEDTGRLLHREDGGESLSFVDLNRSGVPLMEIVGEPDLTSPVEARDYLIALRQILRYIGASTGNMEEGAFRCDANISTRTTDGLLVGEKVEIKNMNSFRAVERALAYEEERQRALLASGESIPQETRGWVDARGVTVSQRTKESAHDYRYFPEPDLPPLTIDTEFVDAIRAALPELPGARQTRFVDEYGLGDSEADLLTLERETADYFEAAVGSSSERAKQTSNWLLNDVFGLQRERGLSSDQFPIEATQLAQLVELVESGDLTGRGAKELLAGIQPGEDARAAAQRLDLISVGDTDVIRAAAMEVIAANPAAVADYRGGKKAAIGRLMGETIRATGGRGRPDAVRAVLEELLSE, from the coding sequence TTGACTGCAACCGCAACTGAACTCGAATTCCGCACGGTCATTGGCCTCGAGGTGCATGCCCAGGTCATGACCAGGAGCAAGATGTTCTGCAGTTGCTCTGCCGACTACGCGAACGCCACGCCTAACACCCATGTTTGCCAGGTCTGCATGGGGCTTCCGGGCGCGCTTCCTGTCATCAACAAGTCCGCGATCGAATCGGTGATCCGCACCGGATTGGCGTTGAATTGCACGATTCCGCCATTTTGCAAGCTCGACCGCAAGAACTACTTCTATCCCGATTTGCCGAAAGGCTATCAGGTCTCCCAGTACGACCTGCCGCTGTGCGTGGATGGCGTCCTGTCATTCACCAGCGAGGGTGTCGAACGTCGCGCCGGTATCACGCGCGTGCACATAGAGGAAGACACCGGACGCTTGCTCCACCGTGAGGACGGCGGAGAGAGCCTGTCGTTTGTCGATCTCAACCGCTCCGGCGTCCCCCTGATGGAGATCGTAGGCGAGCCCGACCTGACCAGTCCCGTGGAAGCGCGCGACTACCTGATCGCGCTCCGACAGATCCTTCGCTACATCGGCGCGTCGACCGGAAACATGGAAGAAGGCGCGTTCCGCTGCGACGCGAACATTTCGACGCGAACGACCGACGGCTTGCTGGTTGGCGAAAAGGTCGAAATCAAGAACATGAACTCGTTTCGGGCAGTCGAGCGCGCGCTCGCATACGAGGAAGAGCGCCAGCGCGCGTTACTCGCCAGCGGCGAGTCCATTCCGCAGGAAACGCGCGGTTGGGTCGATGCGCGCGGAGTCACCGTCAGCCAGCGAACCAAGGAATCGGCGCACGACTACCGGTACTTTCCCGAACCGGACCTACCGCCGCTGACGATCGACACTGAATTTGTCGATGCGATCCGCGCCGCGTTGCCGGAACTTCCGGGCGCACGGCAGACCAGATTCGTCGATGAGTACGGCCTGGGAGATTCCGAGGCGGACCTGCTGACGCTCGAGCGTGAAACTGCTGACTACTTCGAAGCCGCTGTCGGATCGTCGAGCGAACGAGCCAAACAGACCTCGAACTGGTTGCTCAACGATGTATTTGGCCTGCAGCGCGAACGAGGATTGAGTTCCGATCAGTTTCCAATCGAGGCCACGCAGCTTGCCCAGCTCGTCGAGCTCGTCGAGAGCGGCGACCTCACAGGCAGGGGAGCGAAGGAACTGCTGGCAGGAATCCAACCTGGCGAAGATGCCAGGGCGGCCGCCCAGCGGCTCGATCTGATCTCTGTTGGAGATACCGATGTCATCAGAGCGGCGGCGATGGAGGTCATTGCCGCCAATCCTGCGGCCGTGGCCGATTATCGAGGAGGGAAAAAGGCGGCGATCGGTCGCTTGATGGGAGAGACGATCCGTGCGACGGGGGGACGGGGACGTCCCGATGCTGTGCGCGCGGTTCTCGAAGAGTTGCTATCCGAATAG